Below is a window of Tolypothrix bouteillei VB521301 DNA.
AAGGCTTTTTTGCCAAATATGGCATGACAGATGTAGAAGTCATCAAGCAAAAATCATGGCCTGTAACCCGTGATAATTTAAAAATAGGCTCAGCTGGTGATGGTATTGATGGAGCACATATTCTCAGCCCAATGCCCTATTTGCTCACTATCAATGATAAAGTGCCAATGTATCTTTTGGCACGATTAAATATTAACGGTCAGGCTATTTCTGTTGCTAACAAATTAAAAGATTTCAAGGTTGGTTTGGAGAGTAAAGCCCTCAAACAAGCTGTTAGTCAAGCCAAATCAGAGCAAAAATCTATGAAGGTTGCGATGACCTTCCCCGGTGGAACGCACGATTTGTGGATGCGTTATTGGTTAGCCGCAGGTGGTCTTGAACCCAATCAGGATTTAGTACTCGAACCAGTACCACCACCACAAATGGTGGCAAACATGAAAGTTGGAACAGTCGATGCATTCTGTGTAGGAGAACCTTGGAACGCCCAATTGGTCAGCCAAAAATTAGGCTATACAGCACTTGTCACGGGTGAGTTGTGGAAAAACCATCCAGAAAAAGCTTTTGCCATGCGAAAAGACTGGGTTGACAAAAATCCCAATGCAGCACAAGCACTGTTAATGGCAATTATGGAAGCCCAGCAATGGTGCGATAAACCCGAAAATAAAGAAGAAATGTGCAAAATTTGCTCTGGGCGCAAGTATTTTAACGTCGCTGTAGCAGATATTTTAGAGCGGTCTAAAGGCAATATTGATTACGGTGATGGACGTAAAGTCAGCGATTCTCCACTGAGAATGAAGTTCTGGAAAGATAACGCCTCTTATCCATACAAGAGCCACGATCTATGGTTCCTTACAGAAAATATTCGCTGGGGCTATTTGCCAAAAGAGACCAAAA
It encodes the following:
- a CDS encoding CmpA/NrtA family ABC transporter substrate-binding protein, encoding MTKFSRRQFILTASATTVGSILAHGCSSNKVTSDTSDAPNNAVNTVANVTTAANLPKVETTKAKLGFIPLTDAAPLIIAKEKGFFAKYGMTDVEVIKQKSWPVTRDNLKIGSAGDGIDGAHILSPMPYLLTINDKVPMYLLARLNINGQAISVANKLKDFKVGLESKALKQAVSQAKSEQKSMKVAMTFPGGTHDLWMRYWLAAGGLEPNQDLVLEPVPPPQMVANMKVGTVDAFCVGEPWNAQLVSQKLGYTALVTGELWKNHPEKAFAMRKDWVDKNPNAAQALLMAIMEAQQWCDKPENKEEMCKICSGRKYFNVAVADILERSKGNIDYGDGRKVSDSPLRMKFWKDNASYPYKSHDLWFLTENIRWGYLPKETKIKEIVDQVNKEDLWKKAAKALGVPDSEIPTSSSRGVETFFDGVKFDPEKPEEYLQSLKVKSL